A portion of the Pedobacter cryoconitis genome contains these proteins:
- a CDS encoding TauD/TfdA family dioxygenase has product MNLEIINKEEDFFGIIEESWAGPEEFIEWFNHHEEEIEQYLVKYGVIRFKKTGLKTNVDFQKFIAEINIKPLDYIDGNSPRTKKSSKIYTSTEYPAEVFISMHNELSYSNYFPKKIFFFCLTPAEEGGETTALNGYSLLEKLDPAIMGDFFDRNIKYIRNLHGGSGIGASWQETFESDDKAFIEAFCLENEIKISWKENNSLRLEQVRPAVLEHPKSGRKIWFNQADQFHPSNNPPEVYEAMKYLYEEDEFPLYVTYEDGSEIPESIFEHIRSVSRANLIALPWEKEDIMLFDNMSVLHGRNPFSGKREILLSMA; this is encoded by the coding sequence ATGAATTTGGAAATTATAAATAAAGAAGAAGATTTTTTCGGAATTATTGAGGAAAGCTGGGCTGGTCCAGAAGAATTTATTGAATGGTTTAACCATCATGAAGAAGAAATTGAGCAGTACTTAGTCAAATATGGTGTAATCCGATTTAAAAAAACCGGGCTGAAGACAAATGTTGACTTCCAAAAATTCATAGCAGAGATTAACATCAAACCACTCGATTATATTGATGGAAATTCACCCAGGACTAAAAAGTCTTCAAAGATTTATACTTCTACAGAATATCCTGCTGAGGTCTTTATTTCTATGCACAATGAATTGTCTTATTCGAATTATTTTCCTAAGAAAATCTTCTTTTTCTGTCTTACTCCGGCAGAAGAAGGAGGGGAGACCACTGCTTTGAATGGCTACTCACTTTTGGAGAAACTTGATCCAGCTATTATGGGTGATTTTTTTGACAGAAACATAAAATACATTAGAAATCTTCATGGTGGGAGTGGAATTGGCGCATCCTGGCAGGAAACTTTTGAGTCTGATGATAAAGCATTTATTGAAGCTTTCTGTTTAGAAAATGAGATAAAAATAAGCTGGAAAGAAAATAATTCACTCAGATTAGAACAGGTGAGGCCAGCTGTGCTGGAACATCCTAAATCTGGCAGGAAGATCTGGTTTAACCAGGCAGATCAATTTCATCCATCCAATAATCCACCTGAGGTTTATGAAGCTATGAAATATCTTTATGAAGAAGACGAATTTCCATTATATGTGACTTATGAAGATGGAAGTGAAATTCCTGAGTCGATTTTTGAACACATACGAAGTGTTTCAAGAGCAAACTTAATCGCGCTTCCATGGGAAAAAGAAGACATCATGTTGTTTGACAATATGTCTGTTTTACATGGCCGGAATCCTTTTTCCGGCAAAAGGGAAATCTTATTATCAATGGCTTAA
- a CDS encoding non-ribosomal peptide synthetase: MNTTLNWVSPDILGTIKLKESDQLAISFLNQHITYKELNEKSNQLANFFLSKGIKKKEVIGVGMSLSIDYVIAMLAIMKAGAVFLPLQITGPAKRLEQILDIAKPVLILENNREKIIPNSLIFSTSAVRQTEEADIIPWYNFSRLLPELLIDGDDPVYIFFTSGSTGVPKAILGNHKSLAHFIIWESNTYQLNHQIRVGAMTPTTFDPSLRDILVPLFNGGILVIPNQENIDFSERLRWLIEEKINLIHIVPSVYEKIHDELELLGQHKNKIELSHIFFAGEPLYAERVSKWKVQLPESTLLINLYGPTETTLAKFHHQLTAQDLLKGGIIPLGKAISDTTMLLFDEKGQPVEAGTIGEIIIHTEFCSLGYLGEELNAGKFIDYAGGKAYKTGDLGKLNEEGNLEYHGRIDAQIKINGLRIEISEIESTLLKYQGVKKCAVLYTEYSKTALSAFIISDEQLIKEELRLFLKDYLPQPMIPAQFITLDNFPYNQNGKIDRVALAQLLTEQTGIPEQIITNEAVAEQFSELEQFIFEIWAEVLKKEKIGLHDNFFEIGGHSLNGLVIVSKVFKKLGIRFEITSFFNNPTISSFAAVISQLQMQNQDQQQGQNQQQNQHTQQNHDKKQAQTNEEIKLVPTQAFYQVSNAQKLMFLLNEITGNSSVYNIQGAYTIKGQLNYQILEESFKELISRHEALRTCFVKDDEGGFFQRILPVEAVDFKLGITQIHSAGAGHDFLQTAFSYAFDLTKDLLLRAGLIEKDGEYILYYCMHHIISDGWSLEVLISDLLHIYKGKLATPNNLLAPLKLQYKDYAAWDNQRNSELAAAEKYWLAQFSGNLPVLNFPLNFSRPAVQHYAGDSISIDIPQETVQGLRNSCKTQNATYFSGLLTVLYTLLYRYTGQKDIVLGSPVANRDNPELKNQIGLYVNTIAYRAAIKDDDSFNTLLHTIKNMVIEGNQHKNYPFEKLIENLDIARDLSLNPLFSVMVNFQTPQEIKSTADLPENLSIEKFDFPQIKSKFDFSFYFYDQQGHTKLMLIYNTGLFTREFMQDLLDNFLNLAKSLLVQPETNLSYIPYLSDKEKKKVLEVFNPTNSPKKAVQSLTRLFGQHVKHHSSNTAFINQDKTYSYGFVERLSNQFAHYLYQEYAVGKNDRLIVSLERNQWLPIAILGILKLNAVYIPVEPGAPKLFQERIIEEAGCKHVIDEVFLEKFIAVADHYAAEEPDAINYPAGESAAVNPKNDIITIIYTTGSTGKPKGVIIKNSNIVNRLEWMWSEYAFHPDEVCVLKTAISFVDHLWELFGPLLKGIPLVCLHNNDISDIPHLIGLLNKFKVTRIVLVPSLLKEILAYPEACRAQLSALTYWTSSGEDLPGILVQKFYEIFDSRKYKLLNIYGSTEVTADATCHDTSIDFKQNKTILALFNTDIDIPGLIENYDHADHIFAADQPDRILSGFKNIEFESVTSPEEYLKYLEQRLLPNIINISSNKYIGHMTGPLPNFSLSLSSLVNRLNQNLVKIETSLAATMIEIEVIKRFHQAVFNRSDAFYSGLSHKNEGIPGIFTNGGTLSNITALFYALNNCLAPHGSYQGYGNSGLIKGLLHYGYKDVVILGSRWCHYSVGKALKLFGLGKDSFREIIVDQGNEADIRKKVTQQILDLKAQNVLILSIIGVAGTTESGAVEPLNLLGELAKEQAIHYHVDAAFGGAYILSEKYSHLLDGINKADSVTLCAHKQLHVPVGSSFCLFADPGFVKNSENNTNYQARKNSYDLGKFTIEGTRNFNSLILHGLFSVFGKKGLAEVIDYNHELSRTFADLIHQNNAFELFESPKLNIVLYRYVPFSLRNKTVLTDQDLLLINDLNEQIQKTQFERGNSFVSYTLVRNYDRDSLQHVFFRTVFSNPNTTQKVLKEILQEQLDIAAELDHTLGINTEQQNYNSNFTVHTNTSIGKPIANVKVYILDDHLQLLPVGLEGIIYIGGENITDGYLGDEELTGDKFIENPFKPGEILFRTDDVGKWTVEGEIIYIGRRDFQYKVRGNRINTNSIEETIAQLSGIDQALVIFNDQKLTAFVSAATIPDLSVLRLMLKEILPAYMIPNEFVWIKDFPKLTNGKINRKALHAEIGTVLTENVARILPENDLEQQVYDLWKLIFNQKELSVRADFFAIGGHSLSLMKLIQYYHKAFHVQVKMQDLFLTTTIEGHAGLIRNLDKNPMAPIEKVAESDTYPVSDGQRRIWTLSQTADSSRAYHMSGAMTIHKALNTAKFNAAIREVIKRHESLRTNFIWTEKGEVRQIIRPDELLDFELEIINVADQTQEEIKDALIAFNNKPFKLADDLLLRIRLFQVATDHFIFSYCFHHIISDLRSMKIFARDLWNQYQYLNENLESTITPLKLQYKDYSAWLQKAKHRIQIPASVYYKELLSDFELLNLPADYQRPLLKTYTGNTYTYEIPAALCTLVRRKSLSYGVTPFTVLVAAINGLFYRYTQQEDILIGMVTEGRGHPDIDQQIGFFVNTLPLRTQLDPKKGFGHLCKEIQHLVLQNFNFQAYALDELIDELQVARDPSRSPLFDVVVTYENYEQELNFSEMEALNLEKKTAQFDITFGFVENKDFISSKIEFNTSLYAHSTIQRMATHLAEFLAAALAKEEDALYTLDYLTPEEKNYE, from the coding sequence ATGAATACAACTTTAAATTGGGTAAGTCCGGATATACTGGGGACAATTAAACTAAAAGAAAGCGATCAGCTTGCAATTTCTTTCCTCAACCAGCACATCACCTATAAAGAACTGAATGAGAAATCTAACCAGCTGGCGAACTTTTTTCTCAGCAAAGGGATAAAAAAAAAGGAGGTGATTGGCGTAGGTATGAGCCTTTCCATTGATTATGTGATTGCCATGCTGGCTATCATGAAAGCTGGTGCCGTATTTTTACCACTCCAAATCACTGGTCCAGCCAAAAGACTTGAACAAATACTGGATATCGCTAAACCAGTACTGATCCTTGAAAATAACAGAGAAAAAATCATACCTAATTCTCTTATATTCAGTACTTCAGCTGTTCGTCAAACTGAAGAGGCTGATATTATTCCCTGGTATAATTTTTCCAGACTGCTTCCTGAATTATTAATTGACGGGGACGACCCCGTGTATATATTTTTCACTTCTGGTAGTACAGGAGTGCCAAAAGCAATTCTGGGCAATCACAAAAGTCTGGCCCATTTTATAATCTGGGAAAGCAATACTTATCAGCTAAACCATCAGATTAGAGTTGGCGCAATGACTCCAACCACTTTTGATCCTTCTTTACGGGATATATTAGTTCCGCTATTTAACGGAGGTATACTGGTTATACCAAATCAGGAAAACATCGATTTTTCAGAACGCTTAAGGTGGCTGATTGAAGAAAAAATTAACCTGATACATATCGTTCCTTCTGTTTATGAGAAGATCCACGATGAGTTGGAATTACTGGGCCAGCATAAAAACAAAATAGAACTCAGCCATATCTTTTTTGCAGGAGAACCACTGTACGCAGAAAGAGTGAGCAAATGGAAAGTGCAGTTGCCTGAAAGTACGCTGTTGATTAATCTGTACGGGCCAACAGAAACCACACTTGCCAAATTTCATCATCAGCTAACAGCGCAGGATTTGCTTAAAGGAGGTATTATTCCTTTAGGTAAAGCTATTTCAGACACCACAATGTTGTTATTTGATGAAAAAGGCCAGCCAGTTGAAGCAGGCACCATAGGGGAAATTATCATTCATACTGAATTTTGCTCGCTTGGTTATCTTGGAGAAGAATTGAATGCAGGTAAATTTATTGACTATGCAGGAGGGAAGGCGTATAAGACCGGCGATCTTGGGAAACTCAATGAGGAGGGTAACCTGGAGTATCATGGCAGAATTGATGCACAGATAAAAATCAATGGCTTGCGGATAGAGATCAGCGAAATTGAATCCACGCTATTGAAATATCAAGGTGTCAAAAAATGCGCAGTGCTTTATACTGAATATTCAAAAACCGCGCTTAGTGCTTTTATCATTTCTGATGAGCAGCTAATAAAGGAAGAACTGCGGCTGTTTTTGAAGGATTATTTGCCACAGCCAATGATTCCAGCTCAATTTATTACACTGGATAACTTTCCTTATAACCAAAACGGGAAAATAGACAGGGTTGCATTAGCACAACTGTTAACTGAGCAAACTGGTATACCTGAGCAAATTATTACAAATGAGGCAGTTGCTGAACAGTTCTCTGAATTAGAGCAATTCATCTTTGAAATCTGGGCAGAGGTTCTAAAAAAAGAAAAAATTGGGCTGCATGATAACTTTTTTGAAATAGGAGGACATTCACTCAATGGATTAGTGATTGTTTCAAAAGTTTTCAAGAAACTGGGTATACGCTTTGAGATTACAAGTTTTTTCAATAATCCAACGATCAGCAGTTTTGCAGCAGTGATCTCACAATTGCAGATGCAAAATCAGGATCAACAACAGGGTCAGAATCAACAACAAAATCAGCATACACAACAAAATCACGATAAAAAGCAAGCGCAAACAAACGAAGAGATCAAGCTTGTACCAACCCAGGCATTTTATCAGGTTTCGAATGCACAGAAACTCATGTTTCTGCTGAATGAAATTACCGGAAACAGCTCAGTATACAATATCCAGGGAGCTTATACCATCAAGGGCCAGTTAAATTACCAGATTTTAGAGGAATCATTTAAAGAACTGATCAGCAGACATGAAGCACTAAGGACCTGTTTTGTAAAAGATGATGAAGGCGGTTTTTTTCAAAGAATACTACCTGTCGAAGCAGTAGATTTTAAACTTGGAATAACTCAAATCCATTCGGCAGGAGCAGGGCACGATTTTCTGCAGACTGCATTTTCTTACGCTTTCGATTTAACAAAAGATCTTTTGTTACGTGCCGGTTTAATAGAAAAAGATGGAGAATACATTCTTTATTATTGTATGCACCATATCATCTCCGATGGATGGTCTTTAGAAGTCTTAATCAGTGACCTGCTGCATATTTATAAGGGAAAACTAGCTACACCCAACAACCTGCTGGCACCACTAAAACTGCAATATAAAGATTATGCAGCCTGGGATAACCAGAGAAACAGTGAACTAGCAGCAGCTGAAAAATACTGGCTTGCTCAATTCAGCGGTAATTTACCTGTATTAAACTTTCCGCTGAACTTTTCGCGTCCTGCAGTGCAGCACTATGCCGGAGATTCTATCAGTATCGATATTCCTCAGGAAACAGTACAAGGTTTAAGGAATAGCTGTAAAACTCAAAACGCTACTTATTTCAGTGGATTGTTAACCGTGCTCTATACTTTGCTTTACAGATATACCGGGCAAAAAGATATTGTTTTAGGCAGTCCGGTTGCTAACCGGGATAATCCTGAATTGAAAAATCAAATTGGACTTTACGTAAACACGATTGCTTATCGTGCTGCAATCAAAGACGATGATTCTTTCAATACCCTGCTGCATACAATCAAAAATATGGTTATTGAAGGAAACCAGCATAAAAACTATCCTTTTGAAAAATTGATTGAAAATCTGGATATCGCCAGAGACTTAAGTCTCAACCCACTGTTCAGTGTGATGGTGAATTTTCAAACTCCTCAGGAAATTAAATCAACTGCTGATCTTCCTGAAAATCTTTCCATAGAGAAATTTGATTTTCCTCAGATTAAATCAAAGTTTGATTTCTCCTTTTATTTTTACGACCAGCAGGGACATACCAAGCTGATGCTTATTTATAATACAGGCTTATTTACCAGGGAATTTATGCAGGATTTGCTGGATAACTTCCTTAATCTGGCAAAAAGCCTCCTTGTGCAGCCTGAAACTAACCTGTCGTATATTCCCTATCTCTCAGACAAGGAAAAGAAAAAAGTACTGGAAGTCTTCAATCCTACCAATTCTCCAAAAAAAGCTGTCCAAAGCCTGACCAGACTATTTGGGCAGCATGTAAAGCATCATTCTTCCAATACCGCATTTATTAATCAGGATAAAACATACAGCTATGGTTTTGTAGAGCGGTTAAGCAATCAATTCGCGCATTATCTTTACCAGGAATATGCGGTTGGTAAAAATGACAGACTAATTGTTTCTTTGGAACGTAATCAGTGGTTGCCCATCGCTATTTTGGGTATACTAAAACTGAATGCTGTCTATATCCCTGTTGAACCAGGGGCTCCAAAACTTTTCCAGGAAAGAATTATAGAAGAAGCAGGGTGCAAACATGTTATTGATGAAGTATTTCTGGAAAAATTCATAGCTGTAGCAGATCACTACGCAGCAGAAGAACCGGATGCAATTAATTATCCTGCAGGAGAATCCGCTGCTGTGAATCCTAAAAATGATATCATTACTATTATCTATACCACTGGTTCTACAGGAAAGCCAAAAGGTGTAATCATTAAAAACAGCAATATTGTCAATCGCCTGGAATGGATGTGGTCAGAATATGCATTTCATCCTGATGAAGTTTGTGTCTTAAAAACAGCTATAAGTTTTGTAGACCACTTGTGGGAACTATTTGGGCCATTGTTAAAAGGAATACCTCTGGTTTGTCTCCATAACAATGATATCTCAGATATACCACATTTAATCGGCCTGTTGAATAAGTTTAAAGTGACCAGAATTGTCCTGGTGCCAAGTCTGTTAAAAGAAATCCTTGCCTATCCTGAAGCTTGCAGAGCACAGCTGTCTGCACTAACATACTGGACCAGCAGCGGTGAAGACCTGCCAGGGATACTGGTGCAGAAATTCTATGAAATATTTGATAGCCGGAAATATAAACTGCTTAACATTTACGGTTCGACCGAAGTTACAGCGGATGCAACCTGTCACGATACTTCCATAGATTTTAAACAAAATAAAACTATCCTTGCTTTATTTAATACGGACATAGATATCCCGGGCCTGATTGAAAATTACGATCATGCAGACCATATTTTTGCAGCTGATCAACCAGATCGTATTTTATCTGGCTTTAAAAATATTGAATTTGAATCAGTTACCTCGCCAGAAGAATATTTGAAATACCTTGAACAGCGACTGCTTCCAAACATAATTAATATTTCTTCCAATAAATATATCGGGCACATGACAGGGCCCCTGCCAAATTTTTCTTTAAGTCTGAGTAGCCTGGTTAACAGGCTTAACCAGAATCTGGTGAAGATTGAAACCTCTCTTGCAGCGACAATGATTGAAATCGAAGTGATCAAAAGATTTCATCAGGCTGTATTTAATAGGAGCGACGCTTTTTACAGCGGATTATCCCACAAAAATGAAGGGATTCCGGGGATTTTTACCAATGGTGGAACGCTGTCTAATATCACAGCCTTATTTTATGCACTCAATAACTGTCTGGCACCCCATGGATCGTATCAGGGATATGGAAATTCAGGCCTGATAAAGGGGCTTTTGCATTATGGTTATAAGGATGTCGTTATTCTGGGTAGCAGATGGTGTCATTATTCTGTTGGAAAGGCATTGAAATTATTTGGACTAGGTAAAGACTCTTTCAGAGAAATTATTGTAGATCAGGGAAATGAAGCAGATATCCGCAAGAAAGTTACGCAGCAGATACTGGATTTAAAAGCGCAAAATGTATTGATTCTCAGTATCATCGGAGTAGCCGGAACCACTGAATCCGGTGCAGTAGAACCTTTGAATTTACTAGGTGAGCTGGCAAAGGAACAAGCTATACACTACCATGTTGATGCAGCTTTTGGAGGTGCATATATCCTCTCAGAAAAATATAGTCACTTATTAGATGGTATCAATAAAGCTGATTCTGTGACCTTATGTGCACATAAACAACTTCATGTTCCAGTTGGTAGTAGTTTTTGCTTATTTGCAGATCCTGGGTTTGTTAAAAATTCAGAAAACAATACCAATTACCAGGCAAGGAAAAACTCCTATGACCTGGGGAAATTTACAATCGAAGGCACACGTAATTTCAACTCCCTGATATTACATGGGTTATTTAGTGTTTTTGGTAAAAAAGGTTTAGCAGAGGTTATCGATTATAACCATGAATTATCAAGGACATTTGCAGATTTAATCCATCAGAATAATGCTTTTGAATTATTTGAATCTCCAAAGCTTAATATCGTTTTATACCGTTATGTTCCGTTCTCTCTCAGGAATAAAACGGTATTGACCGATCAGGATTTGCTGTTGATCAACGACCTGAACGAGCAGATTCAGAAAACTCAATTTGAAAGAGGAAATTCATTTGTCTCTTATACACTGGTTCGTAATTACGACCGTGACTCTTTACAACATGTGTTTTTCCGCACTGTTTTTTCAAATCCGAACACCACGCAAAAAGTCCTGAAAGAAATTCTTCAGGAACAGCTTGATATTGCGGCCGAATTAGACCATACACTAGGCATCAACACGGAACAGCAAAATTACAACAGTAACTTTACGGTTCATACGAATACCAGTATCGGTAAACCTATAGCCAATGTAAAAGTGTACATACTGGATGATCATCTGCAATTGCTTCCTGTTGGTTTAGAAGGAATCATTTATATCGGTGGTGAAAATATTACGGATGGATACCTTGGTGACGAAGAATTAACAGGTGATAAATTTATTGAAAACCCATTCAAGCCGGGAGAAATTTTATTCCGGACTGATGATGTTGGAAAATGGACAGTTGAAGGGGAAATTATTTATATCGGCCGGAGAGATTTTCAATATAAAGTAAGAGGAAACCGGATCAATACCAATTCGATAGAAGAAACCATTGCACAATTATCGGGGATTGACCAGGCGCTGGTTATTTTTAATGATCAGAAATTAACTGCATTCGTGAGTGCAGCTACTATTCCTGACCTTTCAGTACTGCGGCTGATGTTAAAAGAAATCCTGCCAGCCTATATGATCCCCAATGAATTTGTGTGGATTAAAGATTTTCCTAAACTTACCAATGGGAAAATTAACAGAAAAGCACTGCATGCAGAAATAGGGACAGTGCTTACTGAAAATGTGGCACGGATTCTTCCGGAAAATGACCTGGAACAGCAGGTTTATGATTTATGGAAGCTGATCTTTAACCAGAAGGAACTATCCGTAAGAGCTGATTTCTTTGCGATCGGCGGACATAGTCTCAGTCTGATGAAACTGATTCAGTATTACCATAAAGCTTTCCATGTTCAGGTTAAAATGCAGGATCTGTTCCTGACCACAACCATAGAAGGTCATGCCGGTTTAATCCGAAACCTGGACAAAAATCCAATGGCTCCAATAGAAAAAGTAGCAGAAAGTGATACTTATCCAGTTTCTGACGGACAAAGACGCATCTGGACATTGAGCCAAACAGCGGATTCCTCACGCGCTTACCATATGAGTGGCGCAATGACAATACATAAGGCATTAAATACTGCAAAGTTCAACGCTGCCATCCGGGAAGTTATCAAAAGGCACGAATCCTTAAGAACTAATTTTATCTGGACGGAGAAAGGAGAGGTCCGTCAAATTATCCGGCCTGATGAACTATTGGATTTCGAGCTGGAAATAATTAACGTTGCCGATCAGACGCAGGAAGAAATCAAAGATGCGCTCATAGCATTCAATAACAAGCCTTTTAAACTAGCTGATGACCTGTTGCTGCGGATCAGACTCTTTCAGGTTGCTACAGATCACTTTATATTTTCATACTGCTTTCACCATATCATCAGTGACCTGAGATCTATGAAAATTTTTGCCCGTGATCTCTGGAACCAGTATCAATACCTGAATGAGAATCTTGAATCAACCATTACGCCATTAAAGCTTCAGTATAAAGATTATTCGGCCTGGCTTCAGAAAGCTAAACATCGTATTCAAATACCAGCCAGCGTATACTATAAAGAACTACTGAGTGATTTTGAGCTCCTGAACCTTCCTGCTGATTACCAGCGTCCTTTGCTCAAAACTTATACAGGAAATACTTATACTTACGAAATACCTGCCGCATTGTGCACCTTAGTGAGACGTAAATCACTAAGCTACGGGGTAACCCCATTTACTGTTTTGGTAGCTGCAATAAATGGGCTGTTTTACCGCTACACGCAACAAGAAGACATCCTGATAGGAATGGTAACCGAAGGCAGAGGACATCCTGATATTGATCAGCAAATAGGATTTTTTGTAAATACGCTTCCTTTGAGGACACAGCTGGATCCAAAAAAAGGATTTGGGCATTTGTGTAAGGAAATTCAGCATCTCGTCTTACAGAATTTTAATTTCCAGGCCTATGCCCTTGATGAACTCATTGATGAACTGCAAGTAGCGCGCGACCCATCCAGATCACCATTATTTGATGTGGTGGTTACCTATGAAAATTATGAACAGGAACTCAATTTTTCAGAGATGGAAGCCTTAAATCTGGAGAAAAAAACTGCTCAGTTTGATATCACTTTTGGTTTTGTAGAAAATAAAGATTTTATCAGTTCGAAAATTGAATTTAATACCAGTTTGTACGCACACTCAACTATCCAAAGAATGGCTACCCATCTTGCTGAATTCTTAGCCGCTGCATTAGCAAAAGAAGAAGATGCATTATACACTTTAGACTATTTAACCCCGGAGGAGAAAAACTATGAATAA